TTCTATTGCCCTCGAATGTTCCTCATTCTCCGCAACGTCCGGCGAAGACTTTGGGTTTAGTGATCGAAAGAAAACGACTCGATGGAGAGCAAGATGCGCTGGCGTGGTGGTGTCCGAAGTGTTCAAATAAACTTTATGAAGAGCGATTTCCACTCACCAACATCGTGACCCAGTTTAAACCTGTGTTTGATCGTTTCTTTGACAATCCTAAAAACTGCACCTGTTCTCAATGCGGTCATCAACTGACCCGCGAAAGCAATTTCTTTTCGGAGTTCAATGCTTAAGATTGATATCCACACGCACATTCTGCCGAAAGAGATGCCCAGCTGGAAAGATCGCTTTGGTTACG
This Bdellovibrionales bacterium DNA region includes the following protein-coding sequences:
- a CDS encoding 3-hydroxyanthranilate 3,4-dioxygenase; this translates as MIRAPFNFKQWIEDHRDKLKPPVSNKLIWEDSEFMVFIVAGPNGRTDFHSNGGEEFYYQLEGDVFLRIREDDKFRNITIREGDIFLLPSNVPHSPQRPAKTLGLVIERKRLDGEQDALAWWCPKCSNKLYEERFPLTNIVTQFKPVFDRFFDNPKNCTCSQCGHQLTRESNFFSEFNA